A window of the Leptospira bourretii genome harbors these coding sequences:
- the rpsO gene encoding 30S ribosomal protein S15 codes for MITKEQKQQIIATFGSKPNDTGSAEVQIALLDSRIKDLTEHFKANKKDFHSRRGLIAMVNQRKSLLEYLKKSNVESYKKLIEKLGLRK; via the coding sequence ATGATCACAAAAGAACAAAAACAGCAGATCATTGCTACATTCGGTAGCAAACCAAACGACACAGGTTCTGCAGAAGTACAAATCGCTCTTCTCGACTCTCGAATCAAAGACCTTACTGAGCATTTCAAAGCGAATAAGAAGGACTTTCACTCTCGCCGCGGTCTAATCGCAATGGTGAACCAGAGGAAGAGTTTGTTGGAATATTTGAAAAAATCCAACGTTGAAAGTTATAAAAAGCTGATTGAAAAACTCGGCCTTAGGAAGTAA
- the pnp gene encoding polyribonucleotide nucleotidyltransferase, protein MATEFTGSWGRDSITIETGKWAKQAHGSVVYKTGNLVLLATVCAADEPKEGQDFFPLTCEYTEKAYSVGRFPGGYFKREAKPAEHEVLLSRILDRPIRPMFPEGYFSEVQLLVQVLSADKQVSVQGHAINAASAALSVSSIPFAGPIAGARIGRIGGEFILNPTNEEITKSDLDLVVAGTKDAIVMIEGEANEISKEDMMAALRFAQEQLKVAVAMQEELAKKNGTVKKEVVLKAPDKELHAKIREFAFDRLTAANKNADKAKRNDDIKAINKETVEHFKTLLAPEDKSKDIKHFLHELEYEVVRELVLGEGIRFDGRKTDEIRQISCEIDVLPGPHGSAVFTRGQTQSLGVMTLGTTSDNQRYETLEGSKEKNFMLHYNFPAFSVGEVRRNSGPGRREIGHGNLAERAIKKVLPTQTDFPYVIRLVSEILESNGSSSMASVCSGTLALMAGGVPISGPVSGIAMGLFSDEKGRFAVLSDIAGIEDHFGDMDFKLAGTKKGITAFQMDLKVNGLGLEVLQKAIEQAEVGRDHILGEMNKSISSVKGNLSQNAPRITQKQIPKDRIGELIGPGGKMIRAIIEQSGSEISVDDTGKVTIASPSEESKAKAIAMIDGIFEEIEVGKIYDGVIKRIADFGAFVEILPGKEGLCHISKLDVKRVQSVRDIVSEGDKIQVKVISVDKMGKIDLSRKDVLLDN, encoded by the coding sequence ATGGCTACAGAGTTCACTGGTTCTTGGGGTAGAGACTCTATCACCATTGAGACCGGCAAGTGGGCGAAACAAGCTCACGGGTCGGTTGTATACAAAACCGGAAATTTGGTCTTGCTTGCGACTGTTTGTGCAGCTGACGAACCAAAAGAAGGACAAGATTTTTTCCCTCTCACTTGCGAATACACGGAGAAAGCTTACTCAGTAGGTCGTTTTCCAGGCGGTTACTTCAAAAGAGAAGCAAAACCGGCAGAACATGAAGTTCTCCTTTCTCGAATTTTAGATCGTCCGATTCGCCCAATGTTCCCTGAAGGTTACTTCTCGGAAGTACAACTTCTCGTACAAGTATTATCAGCAGACAAACAAGTTTCTGTCCAAGGCCATGCGATTAACGCAGCTTCGGCGGCACTTTCTGTTTCTTCGATTCCTTTTGCGGGTCCCATTGCTGGTGCTCGTATTGGTCGAATTGGTGGTGAGTTTATCTTAAATCCAACCAACGAAGAAATCACAAAATCCGATTTGGATTTGGTAGTTGCTGGAACCAAAGATGCCATCGTCATGATCGAAGGGGAAGCAAACGAAATCTCCAAAGAAGATATGATGGCAGCCCTTCGTTTTGCCCAAGAACAGTTGAAAGTGGCTGTGGCAATGCAAGAAGAGTTGGCTAAGAAAAATGGAACTGTCAAAAAGGAAGTTGTTTTAAAAGCTCCTGATAAAGAACTCCATGCAAAAATCCGTGAGTTCGCATTCGACCGTTTGACTGCTGCTAACAAAAATGCCGACAAAGCAAAACGTAACGATGACATCAAAGCCATTAACAAAGAAACAGTAGAACATTTTAAAACTCTACTCGCTCCAGAAGACAAATCAAAAGACATCAAACATTTTTTACATGAATTAGAATACGAAGTGGTCCGCGAACTTGTGCTAGGCGAAGGAATTCGTTTTGACGGTCGTAAAACCGATGAAATTCGTCAAATTTCATGTGAGATTGATGTGCTTCCTGGACCTCATGGTTCGGCAGTGTTTACCAGAGGACAAACCCAATCTCTTGGGGTCATGACTCTTGGAACCACTTCCGACAACCAAAGATACGAAACTTTGGAAGGTTCGAAAGAGAAGAACTTTATGTTGCACTACAATTTCCCAGCTTTCTCTGTGGGAGAGGTGCGACGTAATTCAGGTCCTGGCCGACGTGAAATTGGTCATGGAAACCTAGCAGAACGTGCGATTAAAAAAGTCCTTCCTACGCAAACTGACTTTCCTTATGTGATTCGACTTGTTTCTGAAATTTTAGAATCCAATGGATCTTCCTCAATGGCTTCCGTTTGTTCGGGAACCTTAGCCCTTATGGCTGGGGGAGTTCCGATTTCTGGTCCCGTATCAGGAATTGCGATGGGTCTTTTCAGTGATGAAAAAGGTCGCTTTGCGGTTCTTTCTGATATCGCTGGTATCGAAGATCATTTTGGGGATATGGATTTCAAACTCGCAGGAACCAAAAAAGGGATCACTGCTTTCCAAATGGATCTAAAAGTCAACGGACTTGGACTCGAAGTTTTACAAAAAGCCATCGAACAAGCAGAAGTAGGCCGTGATCATATCCTTGGTGAGATGAATAAATCCATTTCTTCTGTGAAAGGTAATTTGAGCCAAAATGCACCGCGCATCACTCAAAAACAAATTCCAAAAGATCGAATTGGAGAACTCATTGGCCCAGGTGGTAAAATGATCCGTGCGATCATCGAACAATCTGGATCAGAAATTTCTGTGGATGACACGGGTAAAGTGACCATTGCTTCACCAAGTGAAGAGTCTAAAGCAAAAGCCATCGCCATGATCGATGGTATCTTTGAAGAAATCGAAGTAGGAAAAATCTACGATGGTGTCATCAAACGAATTGCAGACTTTGGTGCTTTTGTGGAAATCCTTCCAGGCAAGGAAGGACTCTGCCATATCTCTAAACTAGATGTGAAACGAGTGCAATCGGTTCGTGATATTGTTTCCGAAGGGGACAAAATTCAAGTAAAGGTGATTTCCGTTGATAAAATGGGAAAAATCGACCTTTCTCGTAAGGATGTCCTTTTAGACAACTAA
- a CDS encoding M16 family metallopeptidase — protein MASVIECKRTVLPNGLTVLFQPMKHASSMGVGVFLKQGSLAETNSEHGYFHFLEHMLFKDTERRTSKVIAESIERVGGILNGSTGREYTQYYVVAIKDQAELAFDILSDMLFRPLFRKEDIHTEKGVIMEEMRSYEDAPDDFVYDYYFRNIFGKSPYGRDIIGTKKSVTGVSEKSIRTFFEKHYFPKNMVISVSGNFTWEKILDLTNKYFSFENPKGKNPTELIIPAPKKSYSKHLERRKIEQFHIMLGVNGNKRDYRTVTVTQLISTILGGGMASRLFQNIREKEGLCYSIYSFPSYYKTTGLFSISSATSKEKAARCVELILKELESIRKNGFSKSELADAKSNQMGSIAIGYELPENRMNNIGLQEIYYGKYFSLEDRMKSIKSVTLEEINETAKQLFDLKKVHLSCVGDMSESQFAKIPVQFGG, from the coding sequence ATGGCATCCGTCATCGAATGCAAACGGACCGTTTTACCCAATGGGTTAACGGTTCTCTTTCAACCTATGAAACACGCATCCTCTATGGGGGTGGGTGTTTTTTTGAAACAAGGCAGTCTTGCCGAAACCAATTCCGAACATGGATACTTTCACTTTTTAGAGCATATGCTCTTTAAGGATACTGAACGTAGAACGAGTAAAGTAATTGCTGAGTCAATTGAACGAGTCGGTGGAATTCTAAATGGATCGACTGGTCGTGAATACACACAGTACTACGTGGTCGCGATCAAAGACCAAGCAGAACTTGCTTTTGATATTCTTTCCGACATGTTATTTCGTCCTCTCTTTCGCAAAGAAGACATCCATACGGAAAAGGGTGTCATTATGGAAGAAATGCGTTCTTACGAAGACGCTCCCGATGACTTTGTTTATGATTATTATTTTCGTAATATCTTTGGAAAGTCACCTTACGGCCGTGATATCATTGGAACCAAAAAATCAGTCACTGGAGTGAGTGAAAAATCCATCCGCACTTTTTTTGAAAAACATTATTTTCCAAAAAATATGGTGATTTCCGTTTCTGGAAATTTCACTTGGGAAAAAATTTTGGACTTAACCAACAAATATTTTTCTTTTGAAAACCCTAAGGGAAAAAATCCGACAGAACTTATCATTCCAGCACCTAAAAAAAGTTATTCGAAGCATTTGGAACGTCGTAAAATCGAACAGTTCCATATCATGCTTGGTGTGAATGGAAACAAACGGGATTACCGAACCGTGACTGTCACCCAACTCATCTCTACCATTCTTGGTGGGGGAATGGCATCTCGTCTTTTCCAAAACATCAGAGAAAAAGAAGGGCTTTGTTATAGCATTTATAGTTTTCCTTCCTATTACAAAACAACGGGATTATTTTCCATCTCTTCTGCCACTTCCAAAGAAAAGGCAGCACGTTGTGTGGAACTCATTCTAAAGGAACTCGAAAGTATCAGAAAAAATGGTTTTTCAAAATCGGAACTTGCCGATGCAAAATCGAACCAAATGGGTTCGATTGCCATAGGATACGAACTTCCCGAGAACCGAATGAATAATATTGGTCTCCAAGAAATTTATTATGGTAAGTATTTTTCTTTGGAAGACCGAATGAAATCCATCAAGTCGGTAACCTTAGAGGAAATTAATGAAACCGCCAAGCAGTTGTTTGATTTGAAAAAAGTCCATCTGTCTTGTGTAGGCGATATGTCAGAATCTCAGTTTGCCAAAATCCCCGTCCAGTTTGGCGGTTAG
- the dut gene encoding dUTP diphosphatase produces the protein MKLPEIHIQILKEGAVIPEYKTQGAAGMDLSACLKDNLILPKGEVVFVPTGLAMAIPEGYEGQIRPRSGFSTKNRIVMPNSPGTIDSDYRGEILIPLLNLSGADFVLEPGTRVAQMVLHSVAQLPIQVVAELSATERGAGGFGSTGK, from the coding sequence ATGAAATTACCTGAAATCCACATTCAGATTTTAAAAGAGGGAGCAGTCATCCCTGAATACAAAACCCAAGGGGCCGCAGGGATGGATTTATCTGCTTGTCTAAAAGATAACCTCATCCTTCCCAAAGGCGAGGTGGTCTTTGTTCCGACAGGTCTTGCGATGGCCATTCCCGAAGGATATGAAGGCCAGATTCGACCAAGGAGTGGATTTTCTACCAAGAACCGAATTGTGATGCCGAATAGTCCCGGAACCATCGACTCGGACTACCGGGGCGAAATTCTCATCCCACTTTTAAACTTAAGTGGTGCCGACTTTGTTTTGGAGCCGGGTACTCGGGTGGCCCAAATGGTCCTTCACTCAGTTGCCCAACTTCCCATCCAGGTTGTGGCAGAACTTTCAGCCACAGAAAGGGGAGCCGGCGGGTTTGGAAGCACGGGAAAATAA
- the flgG gene encoding flagellar basal-body rod protein FlgG, which translates to MMRSLWTGATGMIAQQFHIDTVANNLANVNTTGFKKNRVDFEDLVYQHQVLAGTPATSVSEIPTGVNVGHGVKVAATQKLFEIGSFQATGNKLDLALTGEMAFFKIQMPDGTFSYSRDGSFKIDSNQQVVTSNGYLLEPPIILPENAILNTLMVSEEGEVTVKIGNDIRPTTIGQLELYRFVNPAGLQAVGKNLFRETVASGPEIPGMPSQEGYGSVLQGFLEMSNVKIVEEMVNMIVAQRAYESNSKTIQTSDNMLSTAIGLKR; encoded by the coding sequence ATGATGCGATCCCTTTGGACCGGTGCTACCGGGATGATTGCCCAACAATTCCATATTGATACGGTGGCCAATAACCTTGCCAACGTAAACACCACTGGTTTTAAAAAGAATCGTGTGGACTTCGAAGATTTAGTGTACCAACATCAAGTGCTTGCGGGAACTCCAGCCACCTCTGTTTCCGAAATTCCTACTGGTGTGAATGTGGGCCACGGGGTGAAAGTCGCCGCCACACAGAAGTTATTCGAAATTGGATCTTTCCAAGCCACTGGAAATAAACTAGACCTTGCTCTAACCGGAGAGATGGCTTTTTTCAAAATCCAAATGCCCGATGGCACTTTCTCTTACTCAAGAGACGGATCTTTCAAAATTGATTCGAACCAACAAGTGGTCACCTCTAACGGTTACTTACTCGAACCACCGATCATCTTACCTGAAAATGCCATCCTCAATACCCTAATGGTTTCTGAAGAGGGAGAAGTGACAGTAAAAATCGGTAACGACATTCGACCAACCACCATTGGCCAATTGGAACTTTACCGGTTTGTAAACCCGGCAGGTCTCCAAGCCGTGGGGAAAAACTTGTTTCGTGAAACTGTGGCATCCGGCCCAGAAATTCCAGGGATGCCTTCGCAAGAGGGATACGGAAGTGTTTTACAAGGGTTTTTGGAGATGAGTAACGTAAAGATCGTAGAAGAGATGGTGAATATGATTGTGGCACAAAGGGCTTACGAATCCAATTCCAAAACCATCCAAACCTCGGATAACATGCTTTCTACGGCGATTGGATTAAAACGTTAA
- the flgA gene encoding flagellar basal body P-ring formation chaperone FlgA has translation MKVWVLFLFSLGFTLPTSASGKDFRLYLKPKTIVGAGEIRLSDFTNWKGNWNPVLFQNLQSPKVLTPEQLVDVLNSRYRSETKETGESVSFEVMGKEGILLPKTATVPKKELERSLWKDLKESVEQTIGEEGDLFRLSSEKESILTISGTKLVWRNTGRTLHGGKRLFPLDYYFEGKLIHSESVPFLIEEKKKAYFTTKEIPAKTVLTEEDVELRSFFTADHNREYVEESPVGKTALGALASDTTIEKKQVRTLHTIERGQEVQLVYTTGNLFLKIKTRALASGNKGDEIPVLNLASQKIIKARVQNEGICLLEEI, from the coding sequence ATGAAAGTTTGGGTACTTTTTCTTTTTAGTTTAGGTTTCACTTTGCCCACCTCGGCAAGTGGGAAAGACTTTCGACTCTACTTAAAACCCAAAACCATTGTGGGTGCAGGGGAGATTCGTCTTTCTGATTTTACCAACTGGAAAGGAAATTGGAACCCAGTACTCTTCCAAAATTTACAATCACCCAAAGTTCTGACACCAGAACAATTAGTAGATGTTTTGAATTCTCGTTATCGTTCAGAAACAAAAGAAACAGGTGAATCTGTTTCCTTTGAAGTGATGGGAAAAGAGGGGATATTACTTCCGAAAACCGCTACAGTTCCAAAGAAAGAATTGGAACGTTCTCTTTGGAAGGATTTGAAAGAATCCGTAGAACAGACAATTGGTGAAGAAGGAGATTTGTTTCGGTTGAGTTCCGAAAAAGAATCTATCCTTACGATTTCAGGAACGAAACTCGTTTGGCGAAATACAGGTCGCACCCTCCACGGGGGGAAACGGCTTTTTCCATTGGATTATTATTTTGAGGGAAAGCTGATCCATTCGGAATCGGTTCCTTTTTTGATTGAAGAAAAGAAAAAGGCTTACTTTACAACAAAAGAAATCCCAGCAAAAACTGTGCTCACAGAAGAAGATGTAGAACTTCGCTCTTTTTTTACCGCTGATCATAACCGCGAGTATGTGGAAGAAAGTCCTGTTGGAAAAACCGCCCTTGGAGCACTCGCCAGTGACACTACCATTGAAAAAAAACAAGTGAGAACCTTACATACCATTGAAAGGGGACAAGAAGTACAACTTGTTTATACCACTGGGAATTTATTCTTAAAAATCAAAACAAGGGCATTGGCATCAGGAAATAAGGGAGATGAAATCCCTGTTCTCAATCTAGCTTCCCAAAAAATCATTAAAGCTAGAGTCCAAAATGAAGGGATCTGCCTTCTGGAAGAGATATAA
- a CDS encoding flagellar basal body L-ring protein FlgH, whose translation MNVKINPNSKLTGKRDAKVNSLITSSIGKKILIFSSEFTILSILTFTSLTLFAADSLWKDKDPYSYPKTIQPGTVVKVVLKNGLRVEYESEYKATFDNDIKTVPDKKLVPDLPAYNSNSTYMRSKVGKSKSQGKVVGVMAVLVTGIDPGTGNLELEGSKVFNLSEERINLRLSGTISPEDLDKNRFISSDLIANLRVEYQGTLNPKELTNPNIQMKRITNPDGTVTEKAELSEPEKQEIILKNIKRLLGESE comes from the coding sequence ATGAATGTAAAGATAAATCCCAATTCAAAATTAACTGGGAAGAGAGATGCTAAAGTGAATTCCTTAATTACGTCATCAATTGGTAAAAAAATCCTGATCTTCTCTAGTGAGTTCACAATTCTTAGCATATTGACTTTTACGAGCCTCACTCTTTTTGCCGCGGATTCCTTATGGAAAGACAAAGATCCGTATTCTTATCCCAAAACCATCCAACCAGGAACAGTGGTAAAGGTAGTTTTGAAAAATGGGCTTCGAGTCGAATATGAGTCCGAATACAAAGCGACTTTTGATAACGATATCAAAACGGTTCCCGATAAAAAGTTAGTTCCTGACCTTCCTGCTTATAACTCGAATTCCACATACATGCGTTCCAAAGTTGGTAAGTCCAAATCCCAAGGCAAAGTGGTGGGTGTGATGGCAGTCCTTGTCACAGGGATTGATCCAGGAACGGGAAATTTGGAACTAGAGGGAAGTAAGGTATTTAATTTATCGGAAGAAAGAATTAACCTTCGTTTGTCGGGAACCATTTCTCCAGAAGATTTAGACAAAAATCGGTTTATTTCCAGTGATCTGATTGCCAACCTAAGAGTGGAATACCAAGGAACCTTAAATCCTAAAGAACTCACAAATCCGAACATCCAAATGAAACGGATCACAAACCCCGATGGAACTGTCACTGAAAAAGCAGAACTATCGGAGCCAGAAAAACA